GCTCTCCAAACAGGCCGACGTGCTGATGCTGCTCTACGTCCTGGGTGAAGAGGACCTGGTGCGCCTCCTGCGGCGGATGGCTTACGACGTCGGGCCGGGACAGATCCGGGCAATGGTGGACTACTACCTGTCCCGGACCATTCACGGTTCCACGCTCAGCCGGGTCGCCCATGCCTCCGTTCTGTCCGCCTCCGATCCGGAACGCGCGTGGGACACGTTCAGGGACGCCCTGGACGCAGACCTTGACGATACCCAGGGCGGCACAACCCGAACCGGAGTGCACTTGGGCGCCATGGCCGGAACCATCGACGTCGTGCAGCGCAGCTTTGCGGGGCTGCGGATGGAATCCGGGGACCTGGTCTTCACCCCCAGGCTGCCCTCAGGGCTCCGGCGGGTGTCCTTCCGGGTTCGCTACCGCGGGGTGCTGCTGGATATCAGCTTGGAACGCACCGTCCTGCGGGTATCGGCCGCTCCGGGTAATCTGCCCCCGGTCCGGATCCGGGTGGGGAATGCCCTGTTCCAGCTCCGTCCCGGCGGCCGCGTGGACATCCCGCTGGAGCCGGCGGGAGAACTGGATGAGGGTTACATTGAACCGGTTGAGTAGATGGACGGGACGCTGCGCCTGTTTGGATAACAAGAGCCCGGGGGATTGGACATGAACGTCGCGTCCGCCCTGTCCATCCGCGGACTCAGCAAGAGCTTCGGTGGGAAGATCGCCGTTAACTCAGTGGACTTGGAGGTTCTGTCCGGCTCCTTTTTCGGGTTAGTGGGACCTAACGGGGCCGGTAAGACAACCCTTCTGTTGATGGCGGTAGGGCTAATGCGCCCTGACGCGGGGACGTCAGCAGTGCTCGGGACCGACGTCTGGCACCGCGGACTCCAACCCAAACGGGACCTGGGGGTGCTGCCGGACGCCCTCGCCCTGCCGGAATTCCTCACCGGACGCGAGTTGCTGAACTACCTCGGCCGGTTGCGGGGGCTGGAAGCAGAGATAGTGGATACCCGCTCTGAAGAGTTGCTGCAGGTGATGGATCTGCTGGGAGAAGAACGTACCCTCGTGGTGGATTACTCCACCGGGATGCGCAAGAAAATCGGGCTTGCCACCGCGCTCCTGCATAATCCCCGGGTCCTGGTGCTCGACGAACCGTTCGAAGCTGTGGACCCGGTGTCGGCACTGAGCCTGAAACGGATCCTCGGCCGGTATGTCGCCCGGGGTGGTGCTGTGCTGCTCTCCAGTCACGTCATGGCACTGGTGGAGCAACTGTGCGACACCGTGGCTGTCATGTCCAACGGCGAGGTCATCGCTGGAGGAGCGCTTGAGGAGGTTCGCGGCGCCGGATCGCTGGAAAAAGCCGTGGTTGCCCTGACGGACCCGGGCAGCGGCGGCGCGGAAGAACTGTCGTGGTTGGGGACCTGATCCGGATGAGGTGGGCGCTGGCGCGAAACTCGGCCAGCGTCTCCGGAGCCTTCTGGACATGGAGTGGTGCGGTGATCGGCGCTGCTTTGGCTGCAGGCGCCGTGGTGCTGGCAGCTCTGCCGCTGAGGCCGGCATCGCTGGTGGCGGACCTGCTCGCCGTCGCCTATCTCACCTGGATGGTCGGGTGGTTGGTGGGTCCGGTATGGTCTGCGCCCCCGCTGCGGCCGGTACACCTGGCGATGCTGCCACTGCCCCGTCACAGGCTGGTGGGAGGGTTGCTCGTGGCTGGTTTTGCAGCCCCGACGTTTGCGGTGACGGTACTGTTATTCGCCAGTCTTGTGGTTTATGCCTCGCATCAAGGGCTGTGGGTGGGAGTGCTGGCGTTGCCGGTGGCCGCGCTTCAAGCCGTGCTGCTGGTATTGATGTCCCGGGCAGCCCACATCCAGCTGGGACGGCTGGCCCGGGCCCGTTCCGGGGCCGCGCTCAACGGCGTGCTGTTGGCCGTGGTGCTTGTGCTCACGCAATCGGGCTGGATGCTGTTGGTGGGTTTGCTCGCCTCGGGGGTTCTTGAGCAGGGATTTCCGCAGTCCGTGACGCAGGCACTGCGGTGGGTGCCGTCGTCCTGGGGACTTGCTGCGGTGGAGTCCGCGGCCCGGGGACAATGGCCGGCGGCGGGCTTGATCGTCATGGGGATGATGGTTCTCGGGGGTGCGATGCTGGCTCTGTGGATCGCAACGCTGGGTGGAACCCGCGGCAACCGGGAAGTTGTCCGCGGCTCAGCCCGGCGAAAACGGCGCCGAGTTCTGTCCGGTGGCGCCGCAGGTGCAATCCTCGGAAAGGAGCTGCACAGCTGGTGGCGGGATCCTGCCCGGTTTACGGCGCTCACCACGCCGGTGGTCTGGGGCTTGCTCACCGCTGTGTTGCCGCTGACCTTCGGTGTGGTGGACTTGCTCCCCTGGGCCGGGACCATGATGGTGGTCATGGCTGTCAGTCTGGCGGCAAATCTGTATTCGTTCGACGGAACCGGGATCTGGCTGACCCTGCAATCCGGGTCCGAGCGCGCCGATATCCGTGCCCGTCAGGGAGCCTTCGTGCTTGTCTACGGCCCCGTTGCACTGCTGGCAACCATTGCGCTAACGGCAGCAAGCTCAGTGGAGGGGGCCTGGCCCTGGGTGCTGGCCGCTCTCTTCGCAGCAGTGGGAGGCGGTGCCGGATTGGTTGCGTACGCCTCGGTGGCGTTGCCCGCTCCCCGGCCGGATCCCCGCGAACGCACAGAGAATCCCGCCGACGGCGGCGAGGGTGTTGGGCAGGCGATCGCCCTGTTCTTCGCCGCCCTGCTGCCGCCGGTGCCCGGCCTGGCAGTGGTTCTGGCCGGCGCACGCTTCGAAAACCCGGTGCTGCAGTGGGCCGGCGTCGGACTGGGAGCAGCGACCGGTGGTCTCCTCGCCTGGAGCCTGGGCCGTGCAGCCGTCCGCCGGTTGGAACGGACGGGACCCGAAATCCTGCAGCTGATGCGTGCCGGCCGCGCCGTTCCGGCAAC
This genomic interval from Arthrobacter sunyaminii contains the following:
- a CDS encoding ABC transporter ATP-binding protein — encoded protein: MNVASALSIRGLSKSFGGKIAVNSVDLEVLSGSFFGLVGPNGAGKTTLLLMAVGLMRPDAGTSAVLGTDVWHRGLQPKRDLGVLPDALALPEFLTGRELLNYLGRLRGLEAEIVDTRSEELLQVMDLLGEERTLVVDYSTGMRKKIGLATALLHNPRVLVLDEPFEAVDPVSALSLKRILGRYVARGGAVLLSSHVMALVEQLCDTVAVMSNGEVIAGGALEEVRGAGSLEKAVVALTDPGSGGAEELSWLGT